The Gemmatimonadaceae bacterium genome has a segment encoding these proteins:
- a CDS encoding transglycosylase SLT domain-containing protein encodes MMRLFLAAFVVLSSCSSEHEASASGDVSHSSAQNVSSDSALRPAQALIDSGHPWRATQLLGPVLKSPARRTPATLLVAARAAAGWDGWVEVDKLLAHETWLDTENNGEGRELLARSALERGVDTLALTNAEAALRDATTPDTRAVRSVLLARALERGNYFDSAAVMYARAAAALRPLHDWLALRVAGVERDSADRAKSYASITLPAARARVPWTEAQTRERYEDALGAAARYAALGATVSALRLRMSVAPDTVRRAAVRDELLSFIRMHPGSADAKAAVDVLDKAFSSLSPPQELVIARSAAVSGPPARAVAAFEHALSQPALTTPNDRMLYAQVLARVNRSRDALAQLALVEGPLAGQADYQRARVLLTSGTADATRAALRDVIAKFPNDTGAASSALYLLADLATDDGNDQQARAYYQQLYVHYPTSNRASNARFDAALLAMVQGNAHAAAAEFDSVWTLSPNADDATAARYWSGRAYATTGNSTLANTRWREVIAQSPTSYYASLGAERLKQAAWTPAARADSFAAFPAIDSAFKRIALLERLGMDVEARFEYDALDEAASSSPERLAATAHAFLLHGQPSRAIRLAQKLIESGQRDARAYRLLYPVLDRDELLRDAKAHDLDPLLVAGLIRQESNFNAHAVSVAGARGLMQVLPSVGEDVAHSLGFPVWYPALLFDPDANLQLGTEHLAGAVKQYGTIARVLAAYNAGGSRVTRWAAKPGVDDAEMFAERIPFVETRDYVRTVQRNRALYRALYSW; translated from the coding sequence ATGATGCGTCTCTTCCTCGCCGCGTTCGTAGTCTTGTCGTCCTGCTCCTCGGAACACGAAGCGAGCGCGTCCGGCGACGTCTCTCACTCCTCGGCACAGAACGTCTCGAGCGATAGCGCGCTCCGCCCCGCGCAGGCCTTGATCGACAGCGGGCATCCGTGGCGCGCGACGCAGTTACTCGGTCCCGTGCTGAAGTCACCGGCGCGCCGCACACCGGCTACGCTGCTCGTTGCGGCGCGTGCCGCCGCGGGGTGGGACGGCTGGGTTGAGGTTGACAAACTGCTCGCGCACGAGACGTGGCTCGACACTGAGAACAACGGCGAAGGCCGCGAGCTTCTTGCACGCTCCGCGCTGGAGCGCGGCGTCGATACGCTCGCGCTGACGAATGCGGAAGCGGCGCTACGAGACGCGACGACGCCCGACACGCGCGCCGTCCGAAGCGTGTTGCTCGCGCGCGCGCTGGAGCGCGGCAACTACTTCGATAGCGCCGCCGTCATGTACGCGCGCGCGGCCGCGGCGCTACGGCCCCTGCATGATTGGCTCGCTCTGCGCGTCGCCGGCGTCGAGCGCGACTCGGCCGACCGCGCGAAATCGTATGCGAGTATCACGCTTCCGGCCGCGCGCGCTCGCGTACCGTGGACCGAAGCGCAAACGCGCGAACGCTACGAAGATGCCTTGGGCGCCGCGGCGCGCTATGCGGCGTTGGGTGCGACGGTCTCCGCGCTGCGGCTGAGGATGTCCGTGGCGCCCGACACCGTCAGACGCGCCGCCGTGCGCGACGAGTTGCTGTCGTTCATTCGAATGCACCCTGGCAGCGCCGACGCCAAGGCCGCGGTCGATGTACTCGACAAGGCGTTTTCGTCGCTCTCGCCGCCGCAGGAGCTTGTGATCGCTCGCAGCGCCGCCGTGTCCGGACCGCCGGCGCGCGCGGTCGCCGCGTTCGAGCACGCGCTCTCGCAACCCGCGCTCACCACGCCGAACGACCGCATGCTCTATGCGCAGGTGCTCGCGCGTGTGAATCGCTCGCGTGATGCGCTCGCGCAGTTGGCGCTCGTTGAAGGGCCACTCGCCGGGCAGGCCGACTATCAGCGCGCACGAGTGCTGCTCACGTCCGGAACGGCGGATGCGACTCGCGCGGCCCTGCGCGACGTCATCGCCAAATTTCCGAACGATACGGGCGCGGCGAGCTCCGCACTCTATCTCCTTGCCGATCTCGCCACTGATGACGGCAACGATCAACAGGCACGCGCATACTATCAGCAGTTGTACGTTCACTATCCGACGAGCAACCGCGCATCCAACGCGCGATTTGATGCGGCGCTGCTCGCGATGGTGCAGGGCAATGCACACGCGGCCGCCGCGGAATTCGATTCGGTCTGGACGCTCTCACCCAACGCGGATGATGCGACCGCCGCGCGCTACTGGAGCGGCCGCGCCTATGCCACGACGGGGAATTCAACGTTGGCCAATACGCGTTGGCGTGAAGTAATCGCACAATCGCCGACGTCCTACTACGCGTCCCTCGGCGCCGAGCGGCTGAAGCAAGCGGCGTGGACGCCGGCGGCGCGTGCGGATTCATTCGCCGCTTTTCCTGCGATCGACAGCGCGTTCAAGCGCATCGCGCTGCTCGAGCGGCTCGGCATGGACGTCGAGGCGCGATTCGAGTACGACGCGCTCGATGAAGCCGCGTCGTCGTCGCCCGAGCGGCTCGCGGCGACCGCGCACGCGTTTCTCTTGCACGGCCAACCGTCGCGCGCCATTCGGCTCGCGCAGAAGCTCATCGAATCGGGACAACGCGACGCGCGCGCGTACCGCCTGCTCTATCCGGTGCTCGACCGCGACGAACTGCTTCGCGACGCGAAGGCGCACGATCTCGATCCGTTACTCGTCGCGGGCCTCATTCGGCAGGAGTCGAACTTCAACGCGCATGCCGTGTCGGTCGCGGGCGCGCGCGGTCTCATGCAAGTGCTGCCGTCCGTTGGCGAAGACGTCGCGCACTCGCTCGGTTTCCCGGTTTGGTATCCAGCGCTGCTGTTCGATCCCGACGCCAACTTGCAACTCGGCACCGAGCATCTTGCCGGAGCGGTGAAGCAGTACGGAACGATCGCGCGCGTGCTGGCGGCGTACAACGCGGGCGGCTCGCGCGTCACGCGATGGGCGGCGAAGCCCGGAGTGGATGATGCGGAGATGTTCGCGGAGCGCATTCCGTTCGTCGAGACGCGCGATTACGTGCGTACCGTGCAGAGAAATCGCGCGCTGTATCGAGCATTGTACTCGTGGTAG
- a CDS encoding S9 family peptidase, protein MSLRFSTAATVALLPATAFAQQVQQVQQARHAFTPADWYKVTTVAAPALSPDGGKIAFTVTTVREAENRRHSEVWVVPTQGGPAMRYTSPSFESSAPRFSDDGKILYFTSERPETRGTNWALRMDQPSGEAFQPERAPQFESGSQPADKSFSVRVTGNGGFGRGGRGGGGRGGAAQDSTSDALPNDPFAHMKPIARPPYNAITKPENPARFDGRQIDEMLYKSNGLHEFIPGPRTAPRVNTPRPAQIEIVRAGGAPKQITNTNYSHRDVVVSPDGKWIAFTADAKLRSDSAVTAERDSIAKLAPDRKRDEMPRNDTEIFVLPVAACEAQSAECAPRKIEYAGNETNLQWSPDSKRIAFVGQLGRFKNQRLFVVDAGGGKPQDVLGSWGYEPGQIRWLKNGEIAMITSTGGSRGVYTIDPATKKITTVLGGRRVINNATYDADEKHIVFVATDLTHPTELFIANADGSGERKLTAFNDKLNSEVEWADAERFVTKGIGGLDVESWLMKPPGYTASKKYPVVLYIHGGPHSDYNEGWFDEFQSLAGAGFMVLFTNPRGSSGTNTEFTYASRGDWGGRDFDDLMRAVNIVAKRPDVDSTRMGVTGGSYGGFMTAWVTTKTNRFKAAEADRMISEWTYWYGASDAQGLTEGEFFGKPWENQVMYDTLSPIRYVKKVKTPTLLVQSEEDFRTPIGNAELWFMALKKQNVPVEFVRYPRSNHDLSRTGEPWLLVDRLSRLRQWFDYWLVDKPNEAVQAGTAKK, encoded by the coding sequence ATGTCCCTCCGTTTCTCCACCGCCGCGACGGTGGCACTGCTGCCCGCGACCGCTTTCGCGCAACAAGTGCAACAAGTACAACAGGCACGACACGCGTTCACTCCCGCGGACTGGTACAAGGTCACGACAGTTGCCGCGCCGGCCCTTTCGCCCGACGGCGGCAAGATCGCTTTTACCGTGACGACTGTGCGCGAAGCGGAGAATCGCCGCCACTCGGAAGTCTGGGTGGTGCCAACGCAGGGCGGACCGGCGATGCGATACACTTCGCCGTCATTCGAGAGCAGCGCTCCGCGATTCTCCGACGACGGCAAGATTCTGTATTTCACCTCGGAGCGCCCGGAGACGCGCGGCACCAATTGGGCGTTGCGCATGGATCAGCCGTCGGGCGAAGCGTTTCAGCCTGAACGCGCGCCGCAGTTCGAGTCGGGCTCGCAGCCCGCGGACAAGAGCTTCTCGGTGCGCGTGACCGGCAATGGTGGTTTTGGTCGAGGTGGACGCGGCGGCGGAGGACGCGGTGGCGCCGCGCAGGACTCGACCAGCGATGCGCTGCCGAACGATCCTTTCGCTCATATGAAGCCGATCGCGCGTCCGCCCTACAACGCGATCACGAAGCCTGAGAATCCGGCGCGCTTCGATGGGCGGCAGATCGACGAGATGCTCTACAAGTCGAACGGCTTGCACGAATTCATTCCCGGTCCGCGCACGGCGCCGCGCGTCAATACGCCGCGTCCCGCGCAGATTGAAATCGTTCGCGCAGGCGGCGCGCCGAAGCAGATCACGAACACCAACTACTCGCACCGCGACGTCGTCGTGTCGCCTGACGGGAAGTGGATTGCGTTTACCGCCGACGCGAAGTTGCGTTCCGACTCCGCGGTGACGGCCGAGCGTGATTCGATCGCGAAGCTGGCACCGGATCGCAAACGCGACGAGATGCCCCGCAACGACACCGAGATCTTCGTGCTGCCCGTCGCGGCGTGCGAAGCACAGAGTGCCGAATGCGCGCCGCGAAAAATCGAGTACGCGGGCAACGAGACGAACCTCCAATGGTCGCCGGACTCGAAGCGCATTGCGTTCGTCGGTCAGCTGGGGCGCTTCAAGAACCAGCGCTTGTTCGTGGTCGACGCCGGCGGCGGCAAGCCGCAGGACGTTCTCGGCAGCTGGGGATACGAGCCTGGGCAGATTCGCTGGTTGAAGAATGGCGAGATCGCGATGATCACGTCGACCGGCGGAAGCCGCGGCGTGTACACCATCGATCCAGCGACGAAGAAAATCACGACCGTTCTCGGCGGCCGTCGCGTGATCAACAACGCGACGTACGATGCGGACGAGAAGCACATCGTCTTCGTCGCGACGGACCTCACGCATCCGACAGAGTTGTTCATCGCGAACGCCGACGGCAGCGGCGAGCGCAAGCTCACCGCGTTCAACGACAAGCTGAACTCGGAAGTCGAGTGGGCGGACGCCGAGCGTTTCGTCACGAAAGGCATCGGTGGTCTGGACGTCGAGTCGTGGCTCATGAAGCCACCCGGCTATACGGCGTCGAAGAAGTACCCTGTCGTGCTGTACATCCACGGTGGACCGCACTCGGACTACAACGAAGGGTGGTTCGACGAGTTCCAGAGTCTCGCCGGCGCCGGATTCATGGTGCTGTTCACGAATCCGCGCGGATCGAGCGGCACGAACACCGAGTTCACGTATGCGAGCCGCGGCGACTGGGGCGGCCGGGATTTCGATGATCTCATGCGCGCGGTCAACATCGTGGCCAAGCGTCCCGATGTGGACTCCACGCGTATGGGCGTGACGGGCGGCTCGTACGGCGGCTTCATGACGGCATGGGTGACGACGAAGACCAATCGGTTCAAGGCGGCGGAAGCCGATCGCATGATCAGCGAATGGACGTACTGGTACGGTGCGTCGGATGCGCAGGGCCTGACGGAGGGTGAGTTCTTCGGCAAGCCGTGGGAAAATCAGGTGATGTACGACACGCTCTCGCCAATTCGGTACGTGAAGAAGGTGAAGACGCCCACGCTGCTCGTGCAGAGCGAAGAGGATTTCCGCACACCGATCGGAAACGCGGAATTGTGGTTCATGGCGCTCAAGAAGCAGAATGTACCGGTGGAGTTCGTGCGGTATCCGCGGTCGAATCACGATCTGTCGCGGACGGGCGAGCCGTGGCTGCTCGTCGATCGTCTGAGCCGGCTCAGGCAGTGGTTCGACTACTGGCTGGTGGACAAGCCCAACGAGGCGGTGCAGGCAGGCACTGCCAAGAAGTAG
- a CDS encoding GGDEF domain-containing protein encodes MQPPSQTFPVLSFLGVLVQFGGALMLVALFVMLRRFVLRRAYFGAWMSAWLAFSVAIAALAIRLVVVPAIAGSTLAETHPVVRASYFVYQFAKGMGFILFLRGTLMYVAGTGSSVATTRRLWVIALVFAIASTLASRHGLNEMVIWQSAIAVPALGYCASALLWLPRRRKTFGNSATGACFAFLGLLWLMYAGAFGVAIRNSDSILPQAVSVVVSFNTYFDLAANILLGYSMVLILMEDAKRQMDDAQAELQVTHDQLRRAALYDSLTDSMNRRAFAEGVGLDMVRATFGTVVLADLDNLKTVNDEHGHSAGDQLLRRCADVLRSTLRPYDKLYRWGGDEFLLIVPSAHANDVIERIRNVVEAAEPVLAGPTAQRIRLAVSLGAADFPSSEELALAIEHADRAMYADKSRRKSDPRHTIAGALPPTSVTAVR; translated from the coding sequence CGCGCGTACTTCGGCGCGTGGATGTCGGCCTGGCTGGCGTTCTCGGTCGCGATCGCCGCATTGGCGATTCGACTGGTGGTCGTGCCGGCGATTGCCGGCAGCACGCTCGCGGAAACACATCCCGTCGTGCGCGCCTCATACTTCGTGTATCAGTTCGCGAAAGGGATGGGATTCATTCTCTTTCTGCGCGGCACGCTGATGTACGTCGCCGGAACGGGAAGCAGCGTCGCCACCACGCGACGGTTGTGGGTCATCGCGCTCGTGTTCGCGATCGCGTCGACCCTCGCATCGCGACACGGCCTGAACGAGATGGTGATCTGGCAAAGCGCGATCGCCGTCCCCGCGCTTGGATATTGTGCATCGGCGCTGCTGTGGCTTCCGCGTCGCCGGAAAACGTTCGGCAATTCAGCGACCGGAGCGTGCTTCGCGTTCCTTGGTTTGTTGTGGCTGATGTATGCGGGCGCCTTCGGCGTGGCGATTCGGAACAGCGACTCGATTCTCCCCCAAGCGGTGAGTGTCGTCGTCAGCTTCAACACCTACTTCGATCTCGCGGCCAACATCCTCCTCGGCTATTCGATGGTGTTGATCCTGATGGAGGACGCCAAGCGGCAGATGGATGACGCGCAAGCGGAGTTGCAGGTGACGCACGATCAGCTGCGCCGCGCGGCGCTCTACGATTCGCTCACCGATTCGATGAATCGCCGCGCATTCGCCGAGGGCGTCGGCCTCGACATGGTGCGCGCGACGTTCGGCACCGTGGTGCTCGCCGATCTGGATAATCTGAAAACTGTGAACGATGAACACGGCCATTCAGCGGGCGATCAGCTGTTGCGACGCTGCGCCGACGTGTTGCGATCGACACTGCGCCCTTACGACAAGTTGTATCGCTGGGGCGGCGACGAGTTTCTGCTCATCGTCCCGTCCGCGCACGCGAACGACGTCATCGAACGCATACGTAACGTCGTCGAGGCCGCGGAGCCCGTGCTTGCGGGTCCCACCGCGCAGCGGATTCGGCTCGCCGTCAGTCTGGGCGCCGCCGATTTTCCAAGCTCCGAGGAGCTCGCGCTGGCCATCGAGCACGCCGATCGCGCCATGTACGCCGACAAGAGCCGCCGCAAGAGCGATCCCCGCCACACAATCGCCGGCGCGTTACCGCCAACGTCTGTCACAGCGGTGCGTTAA